In Pseudomonadota bacterium, the genomic stretch TCGCAGTCACGCCTGGTTCGCGGGCTTCGCTCCGGCGCACGCGCCCGAGATGGCTGTCGTCGTGCTCGTGGAGCACGGCGGACGCGGTGGCCGCCATGCGGCCCCGATTGCGGTTCAGATTCTGCAGGAGGCTCTGGGCAGTCACACGGCGAAGCTTGCCATCGAAACCGAAGGCACTACGGCACTCGTCAACAGCAGATGAGGGATCGAGCCTGACATGGCTTTGACCAGAGAATTCAAGGACCAATTCGATTGGCCCTTGTTCGTAGCGGTGGCGGCACTCGCCACGGTCGGCGTCACCAATCTGTACAGCGCGACCAGCGTGCCGGGCGCCGCCATGGAGGAGCTGTATATCCAGCAGATCTATTGGCTTACCTTGGGGGCTGGCGTCGCGGTGCTGATCGCCGCCATCGATTACCGCTATTACGAACGTCATGGCTGGATCGCCTACGGCGCAGGGATCGTGCTGCTGGTCCTGGTATTCCTTCTGGGACGCGAGGTACGCGGTTCACAGCGCTGGATTCCGCTGGGTAGCTTCTCGCTTCAACCGAGCGAGCTCATGAAGATCTTCTTCATCGTGGCGTTCGCAAAATACCTTCACAACGATCCCAAGACGGAAGGACGGACACTCAAAGACCTGATCATTCCGGGCTTGATTGTCGCGTTGCCGCTGGTGCTCGTCCTCAAGCAGCCCGACCTTGGAACAGCCATGATCCTGGTCTTCATCTTTGCGACCATCATGTTCCTCACGCATCTGAAGCTGCGCTCGCTCGTGACCTTGGTGCTGTCGCTGTCGGCAAGCGCACCTCTGACCTGGGAATACTTGCTCAAGGACTACCAGCGCCAGCGCCTGCTGTCGTTCATCCAACCTGACAAGGATCTGCTCGGCGCAGGCTGGCACGCCCATCAGGCCAAGGCCGCGATAGGCAGCGGAGGGTTTCTTGGAAAGGGCTTCATGCGCGGGACGCAGAACCAGTACCGTTTCCTGCCGGATCAACACACGGATTTCCCCTTTCCGGTATGGGCCGAGGAGCAGGGCTTCGTTGGGGCGTCCCTGCTGATCCTGTTGTATCTCTTCATCGTCCTGTGGGGCCTGAGGATCGCGTCACAAGCCAAGGACCGTTTTGGTGCGGTCGTGGCCGTCGGAGTCTCGAGCCTGATCTTCTGGCATGCGACCATCAACCTCGGGATGGTTTGTGGGCTGCTTCCCGTGGTAGGTATCACGCTGCCTCTTGTTTCCTACGGTGGCTCGAGCGTGCTGACCGTGATGATCGGGATCGGTTTGCTCATGAACATATCCATGCGACGCTTTCATTTCTGAGCCAGCGCATCAAGCATGCCTGTTTCCCCCTCAGCCCGACCCTGCAGGGTCGCGGCACTGCAAATGACCTCGACCGCGGACGTCGACGCCAATGTCGAGGCGTTGCTGCGCTTGGCTGGGAAGGCGGGCGAGCAGGACGCCGAGCTCATCCTGGCACCCGAGTGTTTCGCCTACCTCGGACCGGAGGACGGCAAGCTCGAGATCGCAGAGCCGTTGCCGGAGGGCGGCCCCATTTTGGACCGCTGCGCGTCGTTTGCCCGAGAATCGAGGCTGCAGCTGATCCTGGGTGGATTCTGGGAGCTTGGCGAAACTGCCGGAAAGGTACGCAACGCCTGCGTCCATCTCGGAAGCGATGGTGCTGTCAAGGCGATCTATCGCAAGATCCACCTGTTCGACGTCACGTTGCCTGACGGCACCGTGCTGATGGAATCGGAGACCGTCGTGGCGGGTGGTGAAGCGGTTGTGACCCGGGCTCCCTTTGGGACCCTGGGCCTGTCCATCTGCTACGATCTGCGGTTCCCTGAGCTCTACCGGCAGCTGGTGAGCCACGGTGCCATCGCGCTCGCGGTGCCCGCTGCCTTTACCTTCGCCACGGGCACAGACCACTGGCACGTGTTGCTCAGGGCACGTGCGATCGAATCGCAGGCCTATGTGATCGCCGCAGCCCAAGTAGGCCATCACTACGGGCCGCGTCGTTCCTACGGGCACGCACTGATCTGCGATCCCTGGGGCCGCATCCGCGCCGAACAAACCGCTGACGGCGAGGGCTTCGCGATCGCCTCCATCGACCCGACCGTCGTGACCGAGGTGCGCGCCAGCCTGCCCAGCCTGACCCATCGCCGCCTGCGCTAGCTAGTCGTAGCGCAGGGTGAAGCTCGCGCGCAGCGTGCCCGTGTCCGGACGCGTGCGCGTGACAAGGCGGCCGAGCGGGCGCTCGAGGCACGCGCGAAGGGCCGGACTGGCGTTGCCATCCAGGCTGGTGGACTCCACTCGGCCCGCTTGCCCGATCTGCAGCTTCACTTTCAGCTCGGAAGGCGGAGCCGTGCCCCGGCTCTTGCGGTAGCAGCCCTCCAGCGCGGGCGAGATGCGTCCCAGGGCTCGCGTCAGGACGCTGCGCGGCACGGCCGCGTTGCTCCCCAGCTCGGTGATCTTCAGCCCACCCCGGCCACGCGAACCGGTGGGCTCGGGCCCGCGCCGCCCGATCGCGTCCGAGCGTGCTCCGCGTTTGCGCGCCTCGATCGCCAGCTCGGAGATCAGGGCACTGAAAGCGCGATCGTGCGCCTCCATCTGACCCTTTTCAGCCAGCTCATCCGCTTCCAGCCTGGCCGGAGTGCTGGCCGCCGCGGCAAGCGGCGCAGCTCTTGCGATGGAATCCTTGGCGATGGAGTCCTTGGCGATGGAGTCCTTGGCCCCGGGATCGCGGGCCCTGGAATCGCGCGCGGGCTTGCTCGTAGCCAACGCCCGTCGCGGCTGCACCACCTTGTGCGCGCCGGCCTTGCGTGCGCCGGCCTTGCGTGCGCCGGCCTCGCGTGCGCCGGCCTCGCGTGCGCCAGCCTTGTGTGCGCCGGCCTTGTGCGCGCCGCGGGGACGGGCTGCGAGGGTGGCTGGCGAGCGGGACGGTCTGGATCGTTTCGTCGTGCGGGTCGACGTAGGATGCCCGAGAACAGCACCTCCGACCTGCTTCGACTCTGGCGTGGCCGCACCACCAGGCGGCTGCTCGGAGCGTTGTGCCACCGCCCGCTCCGGGGGTTGCGCCAGCGCCGGTACCGTCCCCGCGCTTCTCGCGCTCGGCACCGGGGTTGCCGCGTTCAGCGCAGACGGCCCAAACCGCTCCGCCAGGAGCGCCAGCAGCGAGGCCCCCAACGGCACCCCCGCGGCGAAAACCGCGAGCAGCGCAACGGTCCCGAGCGTCCTGGAACTGCTGCGCCTAACCTCGTCCTCGGGCGGAGGCACGGCCTCGTTGGCTCTCGGCCGAGCAGGCCGTGGCGTGCTATCGAACGCGTCCGCCTCCGTATCGGCCAGCACGGCCGTGTCCGGCACGGTGCGCGAGTCGTCTGGCCGCTCGCGCTGCACCCTGCCCGCAGGAGCAGCGCCCTCGATCTCCCGCGGTCGAGCGGTCTTGACCGAGATGTAGCTCTCGGTTCGTCCGCTACGCTGGGCCTGGCCACGTTCTCCCTGTGCCTGGCCACTTTCCGGCTCGTATCGCGTCGCCCCTTGCATCGCACTGACCGCGTTCGCAAACGGCTCGAGTGCCGCGTGCACTTCTTTCATCGATGCGATGCGTTCACTGCGGTCCTTGAGCAAACAGCTCAAGACCACGAGCTCCAGCTGCTCGGGCAGCCCGCCACCCCCGTGCCGTTGGCGCGCCAGTCGGAGCGGTGGGATGGGATCGTTGAGGTGCGCATGCAGGTCAGCAACGGGGTCGCCGCTGTGGAAGGGCGGCTCGCCGGCGAGCATACGGTACAGCAGCACACCGAGCGCGTAGACGTCGGCGCGGCAGTCGAGGGCCTGACCACGGATTTGCTCTGGCGCCATGTAGCCCGGCGAGCCCACGACCATGCCTTCAAGCTTCTCCGGGTCGGGCTCGGCCACGCTCTGGACCAACCCGAAGTCCGCCACTTTGACGCTTTCGCGCATGCGACCGCCCGTCCGGCACAGCATCACGTTGGATGGCTTCAGATCCCGATGCACCATGCCGAGCGCATGCGCTTCGCTCAGCGCGTCGCAGATCTCGGTGGCGATCTGCACGGTGCGCCGTACCGAAAGCACAGGGATCTCGATCAGAAGGTCCTGCAGGGTCCGACCCTCGATCCACTCCATCGCGATGTAGGGCGAGCCGTCCGCGGTGCAGCCGTAGTCGAACACCTTGACGGTGTTCGGGTGCTTCAGCTTGGCAACGCAAGCGGCCTCGTTCAGCAAGTGGTCCCGAAGTGACTCGCCTCTGTTGCACCTGGGGTGAAAGACCTTTATCGCCACGGGTCGGCGAAGGGTGAGCTGCTCCGCCCGATACACCCGGGCCACTCCGCCATACGCCGCAAGGCGCTCGATACGAAAGCGGCCGTTCAGGATGGTGCCGATCCGCGAATCGTCGCGTATATCCCCGGCAGGGATGTCGATGGAAACGGTAGACCCGTCTCCACCCGAAGCTGGCACTCCGGCGGCGCTCTGGTTCACACCCCCACTCTAGGATCCCGTACGCTGGCGGGCCTTGTCCTTGGGCGCCGATTCTTTGGCTTTAGGCGCTAGCCATCCAGCTGCTCAAGGAAGCTCTGCGCCTCCGCGAGCTCGGGATCGAGCGACCGAGCCCTGCGCGCCCAGTGCTGCGCCCGCCGGCGGTCGCCTTGTATGTTGGCGATTTCGGCCTGCTTGAGGAAGGCCGCGGCTCGAGACAGCGGCTCGGGTGACTCCATCATGGTTATCGCACGCAGGGCCTTTTGAGCCAGCTCCAGGTTGCCTTGGGCCATGGCGAGCTCGGCAAGCTCCGCCGCGATCGGTCCGCTGCTGCGGTCGGTGTCGAGCGCCTGGCTTAGCCACTTCAGCTGACCTGCGGGGTCCGCGTTGAGCAGGCACAAGCGGGCTCGGCGGTGCAGCAGCTCGGCCAGCGCCGCGGAGCGCCGCCGCTTGTGGGATGCGATCGCACTTTCGAGCAGTTGTCGGGTCTCGTCATGGCGCTCGAGCTCGGTCAGGGCGTCGATCACCAAGACCGTGGTGGCGTGGTCCTTGGGCTTGAGCTCGACAGCGCGCTTCAGCGCGGCCAGCGCAGCCTCGGGCTCCTCGTGCTGCAGCAGCTGCCCGCACCTGCGCAACAGCTCGAATTGCTCGTCCTCGTCATCAAGCCGTTCGACGTCAGCGAGCAGCAGCTTCGCGAGCTCTCGCTTGGCGTCGGTCTGCTCGTAGATCTGTAGCAGCGCACCCCGCAGCTCGCCGCTTTCCGGCTGGCTCGCGTAGGCTCGTTCGAGGCCCTGGCGTGCTCGCTCACCCGCCCCGGCCTGCTCCGCCGCGCGCGCGAGATCCAATGCGGCGGAAACCAACGCGTCACCCTGTTCGAGCTCCACGAGCTGATCGCAAATCGGAACCGCGTCCGCCCAGCGGGCCGACGCGAATAGCACGTCGCGCAATTCCCGCAGCGCCTCGACGTCCTCGGGCTGGCCCACCACCCAGCCGGAAAGCAGCTCGCGCGCAGCCTCGACATCGCCCGCAGCGGCCCGGGCCGACGCGAGCTTGAAGGTCGCCGTGCGTACGATTTCTGCGTCTCCTTGCTCGGCGGCAAGCCTGCGCTGTGCTTCGTAGGCCTGGCTGAGCTCGTCGTGCAGCCCCTCGC encodes the following:
- the rodA gene encoding rod shape-determining protein RodA, which gives rise to MALTREFKDQFDWPLFVAVAALATVGVTNLYSATSVPGAAMEELYIQQIYWLTLGAGVAVLIAAIDYRYYERHGWIAYGAGIVLLVLVFLLGREVRGSQRWIPLGSFSLQPSELMKIFFIVAFAKYLHNDPKTEGRTLKDLIIPGLIVALPLVLVLKQPDLGTAMILVFIFATIMFLTHLKLRSLVTLVLSLSASAPLTWEYLLKDYQRQRLLSFIQPDKDLLGAGWHAHQAKAAIGSGGFLGKGFMRGTQNQYRFLPDQHTDFPFPVWAEEQGFVGASLLILLYLFIVLWGLRIASQAKDRFGAVVAVGVSSLIFWHATINLGMVCGLLPVVGITLPLVSYGGSSVLTVMIGIGLLMNISMRRFHF
- a CDS encoding carbon-nitrogen hydrolase family protein, whose translation is MTSTADVDANVEALLRLAGKAGEQDAELILAPECFAYLGPEDGKLEIAEPLPEGGPILDRCASFARESRLQLILGGFWELGETAGKVRNACVHLGSDGAVKAIYRKIHLFDVTLPDGTVLMESETVVAGGEAVVTRAPFGTLGLSICYDLRFPELYRQLVSHGAIALAVPAAFTFATGTDHWHVLLRARAIESQAYVIAAAQVGHHYGPRRSYGHALICDPWGRIRAEQTADGEGFAIASIDPTVVTEVRASLPSLTHRRLR
- a CDS encoding protein kinase; this translates as MNQSAAGVPASGGDGSTVSIDIPAGDIRDDSRIGTILNGRFRIERLAAYGGVARVYRAEQLTLRRPVAIKVFHPRCNRGESLRDHLLNEAACVAKLKHPNTVKVFDYGCTADGSPYIAMEWIEGRTLQDLLIEIPVLSVRRTVQIATEICDALSEAHALGMVHRDLKPSNVMLCRTGGRMRESVKVADFGLVQSVAEPDPEKLEGMVVGSPGYMAPEQIRGQALDCRADVYALGVLLYRMLAGEPPFHSGDPVADLHAHLNDPIPPLRLARQRHGGGGLPEQLELVVLSCLLKDRSERIASMKEVHAALEPFANAVSAMQGATRYEPESGQAQGERGQAQRSGRTESYISVKTARPREIEGAAPAGRVQRERPDDSRTVPDTAVLADTEADAFDSTPRPARPRANEAVPPPEDEVRRSSSRTLGTVALLAVFAAGVPLGASLLALLAERFGPSALNAATPVPSARSAGTVPALAQPPERAVAQRSEQPPGGAATPESKQVGGAVLGHPTSTRTTKRSRPSRSPATLAARPRGAHKAGAHKAGAREAGAREAGARKAGARKAGAHKVVQPRRALATSKPARDSRARDPGAKDSIAKDSIAKDSIARAAPLAAAASTPARLEADELAEKGQMEAHDRAFSALISELAIEARKRGARSDAIGRRGPEPTGSRGRGGLKITELGSNAAVPRSVLTRALGRISPALEGCYRKSRGTAPPSELKVKLQIGQAGRVESTSLDGNASPALRACLERPLGRLVTRTRPDTGTLRASFTLRYD